The sequence below is a genomic window from Ipomoea triloba cultivar NCNSP0323 chromosome 2, ASM357664v1.
TGCCAAAGACTCCCTCTTCCTAGATGCCAATTTTATTCTTGTCAATATCACTTAGAATCCCTCCTTTCACatacaaatattacaaatttcatttttgtcaatATCCTCTTGTATGAGTTTATTTGCAGacaattacaaaaaattaagatttaTCTAATGCATACTCTCAAATAGTAATTGTGAATTTCActcattactaaaaaaaaatagttatattaaCTTTCTTTAAATTTAACAACGGGTCAGTTATACTCCGCCACACTACCCTTTTCAACGAccaacaaaacataattaaatttggCAGTAGTGCATGTGGTGCATGTTGGAAGCTCGGCATGAGTTAAGGATTTTGATCTCAAAATTCTCGTTAAAAGGGTAGTTTTGAGCCATGGAAGCCGACGTTTGAAGGGGTGTAATTAATACGGTATATTCAGACAAGAATAACATAATGCCATAACGTGATACACATGAAGTGTTTCGTGAAAGACAACGCATTAAGAATGACGTGTGCCAATAGAATTGACAAATAACTGCccaagaagaaaagggaaaattaAAGGGTGGGGAAAAGCAATATAATTAGTGCAAGggagaaggggaaaaaaaaaatacaaaaaaaaaagaggtaaaACGAGAGCCAAGAGATAGTAGCCCGTGAACCATAATTTGGCAGGACTAGCCGGCTTCAATTTCACGGGTGGTGTTGGTGGTTGGGCCATTCAACTCATCCAAATTATGCAGCGCTACTTTTGCATCATGGagttataattctttttttttttctagtaatttttgtttccttttgtaAGCTAAGAATTTAACTGGGTTGTTCCTATTACTTTCTCATGTATATTTCTCATTCAAATTCATACATTTGAGTTGTTTGAGCAAGTATGATTTTGCATTGAAAATCTgttgcattttgatttttttttttttaaataaaaatttagtcaAAGTATAACAAAATGCGAGAAAAAACTTGGGTGTCAAATTTTTGGTAAAAATATACTTAAAGATTTGATTTGAAAGTAACTTAATGAGTAATAACGGTATAACTAATACAGAAACAATTCAATTTTGATATTAATGTTACATTATGttttaactaatttaaaattaattcattcatgatttttttttttgaggactgctgactctgttacagggtagtatctgttcatagctactttttcaacctaatgaagcacaaagagtcaacaattgcctccactaaggctcgaacacactctcatcatccatgtggaagtgttaATTCATTTATGATATTTGTATTGAAAACTCTTTTCACATTTGTTCACAATACAAACACTTAAATCTCATAAAGATTTGCTTTGCATAATAATAGAGTGGAAATTTTGAATTCCCTCTTTATTACTACTTTAGTTCACAATACAAACACTTAAATCTCATAATAAAGATTTGCTTTCATAATAATAGAGTGGAAATTTTGAATTCCCTCTTTATTACTACTTTAGTTCACAATACAAACACTTAAATCTCATAAAGATTTGCTTTGCATAATAATAGAGTGAAAATTTTGAATTCCCTCTTTATTACTACTTTACCTTACAAAAGATGTCCATCTTAATTTTTAATAGGTCCCAAAATGTAGTCTAATCAAAATGAACTTTACAAATAATtctgttaatattatttttagtattttcttCTCATAAACGTTAAGATGTTAAAAAATATCTACTTTTCTAGACAATAGGAAACGTTTTTTTACtacatttacaaatttgataaattttacgAAAATACTAATGTTTAACTATATTTAGTAGTTGattaatttatacatttttcatagcattgatatataatatgatcTTTGCCGAGTTTTTATatcataattcaaataattgACTAATCTAAGAGGAGTTAATAGTTTCACTTTAATTGTTTCATAGAATGTTAAAAATATGTTCACTGTGAACAATGATGTCATCTGAACACAAGATACTTGATATTAGACAGTAATGTATTTACCTTATGTCCTTATTTACCAAGATTCTAGAATAAGTGGGGGAGATTGGGGTGAAATCTTTTTTAGATATCCTATTGGTTTACACCTTATAGTAGACAGAGGAAGTACTAATGTACTATTAAAGACATGACTACCATTTTTGTTCTGTTACTCTTTTccctttatttcatttttttccaacttttcgGATTCGCCGTGGCCACTATCTTATCGCCACGTGCCATCGCTTTCGGGTGGGGCCCGCAAAAGGGGGTACAAAGACCACAAATCGGCAATCGGCTGCTGTGATGTTTGAGGCGACACGTGCCTCTATTAATTTGGCCTTTGAACTCCTTTGCACTGTGGAGTCTGTGccaacaaaagaaaaaggggaaaaaaatggtAGCTGGAAGAATATTCCACTGGACTGATTAGGGAATTACAATCtttcttaaaattttcttaaattatgtTTAATGAGATTATGTGTAGCACATTTGAGCATAGTGTTAAGTTGGTATCATCAATTTTGTTTTAGTTGGGAGCATAATGTTAACTTGGCATCATTTAAGGAAATTATTTTGGTAGCTTATGTATCATACCCATTCTCCATCTttagattatttaaaaaataaacacaaaGTTTGAGAGTCTCTTATAGCTTAATCAAAAGTATTGGGTTAGAGCTAACCAGCTTGGCTGACGTGAGTGGCCGTGCACTTTTGTCGTTTAAGAGAGGTTGGAAGTTTATACCcctcttgtatgaaaaaatcaatctgaCCATTACTTTGTCCATTAATTGAGTCAGCCCTATAAAAACAGGAATTAGGTTGAATATGGTGTCTTTTACAGTTAGGGCCAGAGGCTCGGGTTGTACATGAATACCGATAACAAGAACGACATAAAGAGCCTTCTGATCTCGACTGGGCTATCTATATTCAATATTCTATTGGGACTGCAATATAATGCAATTGGCAATTGGATGGCTACCCTTGACAGACACAGCCATGCACAAAATGCATTTTTAATAAGGTTTTGTAGTGTGAAAACAATGGGAGAAGATTGTCTTCATCAGGTGAATTTCAAAGTCACGGACTCAATACAATCAAAAGGGTACCCATCActcaatattaattaatgaactTTTATTAGCTGTTCATGTCTACCGACTAACAAACAACAATCCACTAAATTATTTGGGATTTGTCTATAATTGTTTAGTTGTgccaataaaaaatttaagaaaagttGACTCCTAATAACATCAATTCAGTATACTATCTAACAAGGACAACTCTAGTTGAGTTGGCCGGACAGTTAGcaacttattaatcaaatagtTTCAAGCTAGACTCTTATGGACAAACTAAGTTAATTTACcttcttataattttttatcagTTAGAGAAATAGGCGAACTTCACCCATGATGCATATTTGTATAGTGCCTAATTaaagagaaaacaaagaaaagacaGCCACAATACATGATATGCACTCTTAATTTAAGCCTCGTGTAATGCACTAATGTCATTCCAAAACATGCCTTTTAAAAGGGATTAGCAACAAAAGCTATCGCATAATACAAAAACTAATAATGCACAATTACCCATAATTTCGCTGCTGGTTTTCCTATGTTATGACTTAGGATATGATACATGCATGcctatatcaatatatatacttcaTGCACTCATAACCTAGTTTACATGAGATATATACTTAGTTTGGAAAGTTTATCTCGTTTGATACAATAACTTGAAATttctaacacatatatatataaatactactCCCTAATTAGTAGAAACCAGCACTGAAAATTTAAAGATTAATGTAGTAAATTAAGGTCTAtatttagtgattttcaaaaaaaaaaaggtctatATTTAGTACTAAGTAAATTGACTGAGTAAAGGTTATACTAGATTTAATGTGTTAAAATTAATTTGCGATAAGAGATTTTGTAAGTGTTTCAAGATTACATTCACGATTTTGAGTTATGTACATAGAGTACGATCTAATTTGGTGTTGTTCCCCTTTCTTGCACATACGGACACTAGCTACACCATGATATAATCTGCAATGCTTTGACTATGTCACTTTGTGATCATGTTTCAAATAAGACTAGCTATTTTGTTAGTTTCTTCTAATGACTTACTTACTAACCCAGATTCTTTCTCAACTTGTTGGGTCAGacttggatatatatatatatatatatatattacaatcgTTGAAATTTTCTGATAGAAACGAAGCTATGGTTGGagaaaattctttttttttttcgaaagaAACAACAATCGGGAATTTGCCTCGCACCGCTCATTGCCATTCTTATGGACTTTGAGCCTTTGATCTATCATGAAAGTATAATTTGGGAGTGGAAGAAAACTGCACATTCATTTCATTGCATCTCTCAATCAGAAAATACAGTAGTTATACTGAAGCTTTTGCTCTAACTGCTGCTAACAGAACAGATAAAATCCTAACTGACTTTAACAAACTAACATCTGCTAACTGCTATTTTAATCCTCTAATATGATCTAAACAGATTTGGTTCCAATGTTGAGcagcaaattattatgtgaacaTGGTCTACCTTATAAGGTGAATCCGAATTTAAAATACAcgatttatatattgaatgtatacaatttaaattgtaaacatttaatatgtaaatgaaCAATAGTCTACATTGCAAAATGgacatggtataactattgaatgTTCGAGCTACATGGGCCAAAAGGCCATCTAGATGCCCACAAAATGCAGGCACCATGGTTAGACCAAGTTGTCCCCAGCCCACCATAGTTTTGGATGCTGGGTAATAGACTAATTAATAGTGACCTATGGTTCTGAAACTTGCAATTGTTTCCGAAATGGAAGCCCAGTAATGCCCCAATTAAACATGATAACTCTTACCCACCACTAATGAGcaaatatacatacatgcatgtgaGATCATTGGATTTCTATTCCGCGACGACTTCGAAGATTGAGTTCAACAtcttattattgaaatatatatggtGCTGATTATTATATAAGCATAAGTGTTAGGATCAAATTAAACACTTATCACTGCATTAAAAGCTATATTTCGTAGTCTAGTGTCACCACATTTTTGAGAGGTAAGGTGTTGAACTTGGCCCTgacctccacccaacaatccctTTAGCTACCAATTACTGCCAtattggacttgacccttcaccgACCTCTGCCTAACAATTCCCTCTCATAGCACCTACCACTTGTTAAAATCAAACGCTGCGCTTACAACTACGCCAAAAACTATAGTTCGTAGCGAAGATGCaagttttatttccttatataccaACACATTTTTAGAGACaaggtgttggacttgacccttcaccaACGTTTGCCCaataataaggaaataaaattacatcTTTACTAATAAGTTTTGGCATAGTAATAAATGTTTGATACCTATACTTTTTGGCGTAATAATAAgagtttgatttatgaaaaaaaaataaaaataagtgttTCATTATGACCCTATCTCACTACATAATTAGACAAATCGACTAAAACacgtaatttttaataaaatttccattttatttattttgcttgtTTTTGGAATATTAACAactaggaatatatatatatatatatacaatttcataCAAAGTGAAGTGAAATTTCCATGCCATTCCATTAAAAGTTAGCTCCTTTCACTCATTACTTTCCCCTGCACTTTGTAttcttatttgtattattatatgtttaacTTTTAATATGAGCAAAACTTTTATactgaagcacaagagttaaTATTCCCAAACTGGAGTTACactgtaatatctgttcatacatactttctcaatctactgaagtcCAAAAGTCAATGCCGCCACACTAgagttacaatgtaatatatgttcatacatattttctcaatctacAGTCATAACTATGTCACTCGACCACAAAGCCTTTGACACACACATTTAATTAATAGATGTTGAACTCGACCCTAAAAACCTCTGCTAACCTGAAACATAATTAAATCTAGTAATAGAATTCCGAATCACGTTCCCAAATCCcatatttaattagtttgttTTGATTTCATTGGTTTCTCCGATCATTCCTTGAAGCATTATGTTCCATTTCGTCGCTACTCGCTACCGACCACGTACTTGTCTGAAGGAATATATACCTcgtagatatataaatatataatcaaagcACTGCAAGCTTGCTAGCCAGCCAGCCAGGAAATTTCTTTTGGGCTAGCTCATCAGAACCACGATCTGATCTGCAACTTTCCCAGAGCAGATAAAAGTAGTTTTTTCTGAATCAGAAAGCGGCGATTCTGCGTTCTTACTTTTTACGTAACTTCACTGCAATTACCCTCAATAAAGCTTTGCTGTGTCATGCATGGAGAACCTACGCTGTACTGTTCTCTTGGCATctatcctcttttttttttttttttttttttgataacgTGGAAAAGAAACaacattaaattaaacaaaatataggTGGCCTTTCCCTTTCATCCATCACCTTATTCCTGCCTAATCTCAtcgtataataaaaaaaaataaaacccaGTTCATACGACCACCTCAATTAATCTCAAGTGATAAGTTATAGATAATGATGCAAGATCAAGATTCAAAATTCTCCTTGTAAACGCTAAACACTTATCTTTGTATTTAAGTACTAAAATAGGGTAATGTTATTTGACATAGtactaaataataaacattcaatatataaataatgtactgttaatttattaaaaatgataTGTGTTCATAGCCCTCAGTATAATTTATTTGCCTTAATAATATAGATTATCTTTGGCTGGTTGTTGGGGATTTCTTTATTGtcgtaaaatatttaattttttttacagcCAAAGCGGTTGAAATTTTTGCAAAATTTTCTAGGTGGGTGAACAATTTTAATGACCAaatccaaaatttaaaatttttaagttcTTTTATAGATGGTGAAGAAGGAAAGACAAgatgacccaaaaaaaaaggaggtGGCAAGTGTGtgtcaaaaatatatttatcataCTTACATTTATCATTACAGAAAAAATTATGACCATCCGCGAGGATTGAAATTCTGTGAGCACGCTAAGTTAATAATTTAACAAATCAAGTTTTGCATTCATCTTTGTTGATAGTCAgtaatagtaatataataaattaaatgattttTCGAATTCTCATAGCAGTTGAAAAGTTGGTCagcaataataaaaaattctaaatttttaattatgttttagtGATTGAAaatccaacattttttttagcaGTGTAAACTTAGAAACAATAAGGAAAAGGAGCAGGACAATGAAGAGTATTTGCTTCAACTGGATGGTCAGAATTCAGAAACTCGTCAGGAAATGAAACATAGGTCTTTAATCAAGTGAGAACCATATCCTAGGTGAGAACataaggacaaatccaaaccatttaTCTAGAATTTCAACTTAATTTGAACCCTACGTGGGTAATTGACTAGGAAATTAAACCAAGCTTGTCAAAGTCAAACCAATAGAAACTACTCCATACTTGACTCAGTGCATTCTtggaaataaattaggaattcaATATATAGACGTGGTCTAACGAGTAATATAATACTCACAAATCCATTATGATCATATAAGTCCAAAGACGTGTtcagtaaatttatttttaaattttgtaaacaataataaaaaagcaAAGTATAAGAATATATAGTAAGGGTTTGCATTCAAATTGCAATGATTTTCACAAAAACATATGAAACAAACCTCTCTATTTATAAAACATGTTAAATGACTCTTAAATAAGTGatcgaataaataaatataattttcgttAAAAAGGAGCGAGTTTATCCAATgatgattataatttattttatatatgtttataaactaTTACATATGAGTGAATTTAATTTATCCATACATGAGGGATAGTATACTATACTCATCTTCAGAACATCACTATGATTTCGTCACGCAAGGATGATAGCATTGCATCAGCATTCATGGTCAACTTTTATGCATAAGTTTCCTTCTATATTCTAAGTTTTTCCACATGTAGAAATATTTTCAATCGAGTAGTCTAAGTTCtcctaatattttttatatgaaaaaaattcatttcattttgaaCTCCACATTTATTGTGGAATTCATATAAttcttgatttttaatttgattatagtTAGTTTATTTGACGAGTTTAATTAAGAGAGTGTTTGCATTAATCGAACTCGAGATTTTTAAGTATACGAGTCATGCTTCACCTATTTGACCATCTTAAGGCATTTATTGCAattttttcatccaatttactttaatttctaagagaatttaataatttaacaattttaatctTCTATTCCTCATTTAAAAATGTTCATAATAACAATGTAAAATAGGAAAAAGCTAACTTTTTCACAAACAATGTGGTGTTATTCCagtacattttcatattgacccgacccattTCACAGATAAAGATATGTAAGACGGTCATACTCAAGTGTGatcctttatttattattatggttGAAATACTTCGTACAGCTATTGGGGATGATAATTATCCGGCACCATTGACGACGGAACCGGTCTACACACAGACATTAGAAAGTTGTAGGGTGCATAGGCAACTCAATTAGTTActgtgaagtttgggagaagagaccagAGATTGAGTCTCACGAGCgacagtgtgggagcaacctctcaaagagGATGCTTTTTATGCGCAGGGATCGAGCTGGGGGACTTCTTGTGCGCAGTGACGAAAAGTCCTGATTTACAAGGATTTAAGGTTTAAAGTTTCTTGAAAAATAGTTATGTAACTGTAGTTTTAACGGCCAACAACCATCTGACGTATTGCAACTCTAATGGCGAAGCACCATAATATTTCCTTCCTTCGTTCCTTCCTTGTTATACCATTGGCAACGAGTTAGTCAGTTAGTGCGTTCCAAAGTTACATGCACTAAAAGTGGTGTGCGAACTTATATCCACGAAATTAAATATTCCCATCACATAACTATAAGTTCTGACTTGTAGATTGATTGTATAATTTACTATTTATCTCTTATCGGTTGTGATTTGTTTTGTTATCCAAAAGTTAATGAAATTACTTGGCATGTACGCGCCCATGATGTTCAACTTAATGCTGCTTAGCTGAAAAGTCAGCTGTTCAATTACATTATTGCATTCAATTCAAAATTAGACAAATTGGTCGGAAGAGACAACTCTCGAACCGTTGATGTTTCTTAATTTTCACAGATAAAAGGAAACTTCCGTATACTTTTATCATTTTCAGAGTCtttctatctatatatatacagcaCTGCCAATTAAGAGGCTCCGGCATCATAGCATATTTGAGTAGTTTTGTGTATACTATATTATTCCAAGAAATGGATCATGGGAAGAACGACATGGAAATACTGGAAGCAACCGATGATGCATACGGAGGAGTTATTGTCGACGTGAGGAAGAAGATGGATCCTCCCACCTTTGTTGCCGTGCTCAGAGCTTCAATATCGCGATGGAGACAACAAGTATATATCTTCCATctcttttttcttgtttctctcCTTGTGGGGAATTGATAAGTTATAGACATGGCTGTAGTAAGCTCTAAGCGCTAGTCGGGCAGTCGAGGAGCACATAGACGACTTAGGCCGGCGACTATGCGACTAACTAAAAGAATAGTACATGTGTGTGGATATAGGCATAGTTGCAGTAAGCCCTAGGAGTTAGGATTGATAGAGGAGCGCGCCTAGACGGCCTAGGCTGGCGACTATGCAGCTAACTAAAAAAACCAGTGCACATGTGTGAATGtatgtatgtcatatatatataattggttaACTTGATCAAtcagccgagttaggcgctagacGGCCAAGCCTGCCGAATTAGGCGCTATATGCGGGCGCCTAGGAGGGAAATCGCCACGGTTTAAGAGCATCTAGCGCCTAGGCGAGGGCATagaccgatttttgcaacagtgactATAgataatttatatttgtttatatctGTAAAGCAGGTTTCACCCAAAATACACATTGAGAtagattttagattttgatggGAGGGGATATGTAAAAGTTGATTTATTATATGAATGTTTGTTTActtgactttaatttgtagGGGAAAAGGGGAGTTTGGTTGAAGCTTCCAATAGAACTTTCAAGCGTTGTGGATAGTGCAGTGAAGGAAGGATTTTGGTATCATCACGCAGAGGCAACATACTTGATGATGGTGTATTGGATTCCAGAAACCACTCCACACACCTTCCCTCCAAACGCTTCCCATCGAGTTGGCGTTGGAGCTTTTGTCATCAACCAAAAAGGACAGGTAATTAACTAACCCAACAAACAATGTTGGGtaattataccatgcaccacggtgcacatagcaatgtgcaccacgtgcctaaacgacgtcgttttgagcattgtaaactaatcgtccgtttttttttggaaatcatgtttcccgtttcgcctggtctctgtatttatgttaatattctgtgtattccaggcaatcattctgtgtattctaggcaaccattctgtgtattctaggcaaccgttatgtgtattcgtgttaataacacatgttgtgatgcgtttgtgcattcgaatgtttaggaggatgagtttgtgtattttgtgtcaatattctgtgtattcatgttattaacacagattgtgatgtgtttgtgcattcggatgttaggaggatgagttctctgtattttgtgtcaatattctatgtattctgggcaaacattctgtgtattctaggcaaacgttctgtgtattctatataatgattatgtgtattatagataattctgtgtattctatataatgattatgtgtattatagataatgaattctctggagtcattcgcgtctactaacatatgtgtattttgtgtcaatattctgtgtattatgggcaaacgttctgtgtattatagataatgattatgtgtattatagataatgaattctctgaagtcattcgcgtccgcgtccgcgtccactaacaccaaaatgacgtcgttttacgtacgtgatgcacattgctatgtgaaccgtggtgcagggtataacgattgttcACCCTATGAGTGGTGGATCATTTATTAATGTATTTATATTGTGCAGATTTTAGTGGTGCAAGAAAATGGGGGCATGTTTGCTGGCACTGGAATCTGGAAGATGCCCACTGGGGTTGTGGAGCAggtgatttttttatattttttttaatttatacatattGCATTGATATCAACATCTCGAGACTTAATCAGTCAATAATTACACTATGCAAATAcaagcatgtatatatatacaatcacAACTCACAAGTGCCAACCTTAGCATGTGACAATAAAAAGAAGAGACATACATATATCTATGTATGCATGCAAAAATACAGACACATACCTAGAGTAATAATCAATGAGACTGCATCTTCCCCCAAGTCCCACAAGACCATTCATAAATATACACAAAATACTACACAAATATACACAGATTAGAGTTGCGCAATTCACCcagcatgaatgcacacaagatACCTTGTATGCATTCGTACAATAGCTTGTGCATATTTACAAAGGGTTTCACCTGAACAAGAGGATGTACTTAAATATTAGCCTATATATATTACACTTGATCTAATACGGTGGACATCTGACATCTAGGGAGAAGATATATGTGCGGCCGCTGTTAGAGAAGTACAAGAAGAGACAGGAGTaagtaattatataattttatttaataatttacataCAGCAACAAAATTGGGATTTATTTAGGATTTATATGTTAGTTGTTGTGTTTATCATATCACACGTTCACAACTTCAGATAGGGATGCATTTTGATTGACATAGTTTCctactttaatttcttcccTCCAGATTGACACAAAATTCGTAGAACTCCTTACTTTCAGGTACACCTTAATTTAAATTCGAGAATCtagtaaacattatattaattggtaaacataaaacaataatacagttatgattaattgattttgtgatttgGTACGTTACTGCAGGCAGAGCCACAAATCGTTCTTTGGCAAATCGGATTTGTTCTTTGTCTGCATGCTAAGGCCACTGTCCTTCACCATTAAGAAGCAAGATTGTGAGATCAAGGAAGCTCAGTGGATGGGCATGGAGGAATACGCATCGCAGCCATTCGTGCAGGAGCGTGAGATCTTCAACAGCGTTGCCAAGATTTGCTTGGCTAGGAAGGAGAATGCATATTCTGGTTTCTCTGCACTTCTCAACACCTCAGGCTTTTCCAATAAGAAGTGCTATCTATACTGCAGCTCTACCTATACCCCATCATAGTCAAACTCAACCCTTAATCAGTGTTTTTCATATCATACAATCTTGCATTATATGGCTGtataaaaaatggtcatgacaaaaagtttaaattgatgatccatttttctttattacaACTTATCTTTATAATATGATGAGGGTGTCTGAGTGTTTAATGTTCCTTCTCAACCTCTTCAAAATAATCTCATGAAagattgttttgatttttctcACCTAAAAGACTTCCTTGTGTGACATAATTTATTCTCGTTCCAAAGTAAATGAGTTTAGATTATTCATAACTAATTTGTTTAaaccaataaaattaataaattgctattgctaattaaaaatagaaaaacatatAACTTTATGATTGTCCAAACCTGTCATTATTCTAAACAACCTAACAAAAACCATACAATTGAACTCATAATGACACACTTGTTGGTCCCCACTTGACACTTGCCTCTAATTAATCTTATTATACAAGTCAATCCAATCCAAAAATGATGAGTATGGAATTCTTTTTGTCATAAACTTCACTCTACAAACACTTACAAGATTTGTAAACAATTAAGATATACCTACTAATTTATCTTATTgcaaaaactttaaaataaagaTATGTTAAGATAAACAAGTACCATCTTCAAGATTATAATTCAATCTTGATTGATTAACATCACTACTAG
It includes:
- the LOC116010661 gene encoding nudix hydrolase 2-like, whose translation is MDHGKNDMEILEATDDAYGGVIVDVRKKMDPPTFVAVLRASISRWRQQGKRGVWLKLPIELSSVVDSAVKEGFWYHHAEATYLMMVYWIPETTPHTFPPNASHRVGVGAFVINQKGQILVVQENGGMFAGTGIWKMPTGVVEQGEDICAAAVREVQEETGIDTKFVELLTFRQSHKSFFGKSDLFFVCMLRPLSFTIKKQDCEIKEAQWMGMEEYASQPFVQEREIFNSVAKICLARKENAYSGFSALLNTSGFSNKKCYLYCSSTYTPS